TAAAAAAATGAAGTTTGGTTTCGTTAATCTTACTCTTGACTTTCTGGATGAAGAAGAACTAATCACTGCCCAGAAGATAGCAGGAGATGCCAAAAAGTTCTTTACTGATGAAATGAAGGTTTCTATTATTGAATCTGCACCCTCTATAAATAGCAGAGAGATGTCAAAAGCAGCATGGAAACTTTTTAAATCCGAAAATGTTGATGCAGTAGTAATATTCAATGGTACTTTCAGCACAGGAGAAGTAGCGGCAGAGATTTTCAGAAATATCGACTGCCCTTATCTTATCTGGGGGATAGAGGAGTTTGCCATAAAAAAACATAGCTTTACAGGCTCAATGGTAGGAGCAATGCCGCAGGGTTCCATACTTGCAAATTTCGGTAAAAAATTCAGCTTCGTATATGGAAATGTTTCAAAACAGAATGTTCAGGACAAAATTAAAGTTTTTGTTAATGCGGTAAGAGCAATATCTTACCTTAAAGAGGCTTCAATAGGCGTTATCGGCATGAGGCCTGATGGTTTTGAAATTTCTGATTTTGACGAACTTGCAATAAAAAATATCTTTGGCACTACGATCACAAAGCTTTCAATGTATTCTTTTACAAATGTGATAAAAAGTATTACTGAAAAAGAAATCAGCGAAGATATGAAGAAGCAACAGGAAATATTTAACATACCCAAAGAAAATCTGGAAGAATCCAGAGGGTTGTCAAGAGTATATCTTGCTGTAAAAAAGGTAGTTGAAGAAAGAAAAATACAGGCTTATGCTCCGGACTGCTGGCCTGAATTAAGGGATATCGACAAAACCCCTATTTGTCCGGCAAACGGAAGAATGTGTGCTGAAGGAATAATGGCTTCATGTGAATGTGATGTAAACGGAGCCCTCACTCTTTTAATAGAATATGCAATGACCAAGGGGACTCCATGGCTGGCTGATCTTGTAAATTATATTGAAGAGAAAGATGCAATACTGTTCTGGCATTGTGGAAACGGTCCCTATAATACAGCTTCTTCCAAACCCAAGATAGAAAGAGTGTTTGGAGGCCTGGCAGAAACATCTTCTTCAAAAGCCGGAGTTGCGACAGTGGTAAGACTGAATGCAATAAGGGGAAAATATACCATTCATGCTAGTCTTGGAGAGGTAGTGGACAATGACCTTTATCTGAAAGGAAGCAACCTGACGATAAAGATGAACAGCGGAAATATGGGATTTATTGAATCACTTCTTTGCAACGGAATACCTCATCACAACGGTATAGTGTATGGAGATATTATTGCGGAGGTAAAGGAATTTGCCAATCTTATGAATATTCCTGCAGTAATTTTTTAATCTGAATTAATTAAAAAATTACAGTAATCAAATTCCGATAATTAAGATTAAAAACTTTTAAAAATTTAAAAAACAATTAGATAGTAAAGGTCAGAAGGAGGAAGAATGAAAAAATTTAAATTATTTATTGACAATGAGTGGGTTGAACCGGAAGATGGAAAATATTTCACTTCTTATTGTCCGGCAACAGGCGAACCATTAGCTGAACTTGCATCAGCGTCGGCAAATGATGTAAACAAGGCAGTTCAGGCTGCAAAGAGAGCTTTTCCTGAGTGGTCAAAAACTGATGGTGATGTTCGTGCAGATTTAATGATGAAAGCATTGTCTTTGTTCAAGGCAAGAATTCGGGAATTCGCAGAATGGGAAGCTAAAGATGTAGGCAAACCCATCAAAGAGACCATGGGAACAGACCTGCCTTATGCCTTCAGGGCAATGGAATATTTTTCAAACCTCGGAAGACAGATAAGAGGCAATGTCATACCTCTTCCCGGTCGTAGCGCTCTTTGTTATGAAACATACGAGCCTTTTGGGGTTGTAGGCTCTATCATACCCTGGAACTTCCCTCTTCATATTGCAACCAGGACAATATGTCCTGCACTTTCTGCAGGAAATACCGTAGTACTGAAAGCTTCCTCGCTTGCTCCTATTACATGTTCCATGATGGCAGAAATTTTCCTTGAAGCAGGCTATCCAAAAGGAGTAATAAACATTGTCTCAGGTTCCGGAAGTGTTACGGGAGAGGCCATGCTCCGTAATGATGATGTGAACATGGTTTCATTTACCGGTTCGACTGAAGTTGGAAGAAGATGCCTTCATTCTTCTGCTGAAACCAACCTTAAGAAAGT
This genomic stretch from Actinomycetota bacterium harbors:
- a CDS encoding aldehyde dehydrogenase, with the translated sequence MKKFKLFIDNEWVEPEDGKYFTSYCPATGEPLAELASASANDVNKAVQAAKRAFPEWSKTDGDVRADLMMKALSLFKARIREFAEWEAKDVGKPIKETMGTDLPYAFRAMEYFSNLGRQIRGNVIPLPGRSALCYETYEPFGVVGSIIPWNFPLHIATRTICPALSAGNTVVLKASSLAPITCSMMAEIFLEAGYPKGVINIVSGSGSVTGEAMLRNDDVNMVSFTGSTEVGRRCLHSSAETNLKKVLLELGGKGPFIADKDCLVSDAVNSLIIGFCFMQGEVCCASTRAYVHKDIYDEFVEKLVARCNAIRLGDIMDPETQMGSLIDENQFKQVDKYVKDAVADGAKLLCGGFREMDAPMDKGYFYRPTVLEVASNDLACVQEEIFGPVVTVKKIDNFEEALELSNDSVYGLGATVWSENYRTLLKATETFNAGIVWMNTNVMSKIEASYGGNKQSGLGREGGVVGLMEYLKCKNNVLYTGPRENYYGFED